The following proteins come from a genomic window of Neofelis nebulosa isolate mNeoNeb1 chromosome 5, mNeoNeb1.pri, whole genome shotgun sequence:
- the LOC131512959 gene encoding keratin-associated protein 12-1-like produces the protein MCHTSGSTGCQPACRVPSSCQASCYVPSSCQASCYVPSSCQASCYVPSSCQASCYVPSSCQASCRVPVSCKPVVYLPVSCKPIVCVTPSCQSSGCCRPSCPTLVLRPVPCGTPNCG, from the coding sequence ATGTGCCACACCAGCGGCTCCACTGGCTGCCAGCCGGCCTGCCGTGTGCCCAGCTCCTGCCAGGCGTCCTGCTACGTGCCCAGCTCCTGCCAGGCGTCCTGCTATGTGCCCAGCTCCTGCCAGGCGTCCTGCTACGTGCCCAGCTCCTGCCAGGCGTCCTGCTATGTGCCCAGCTCCTGCCAGGCGTCTTGCCGCGTGCCCGTGAGCTGCAAGCCTGTTGTGTACCTGCCTGTGAGCTGCAAGCCCATTGTGTGTGTGACCCCCTCCTGCCAGTCCTCCGGGTGCTGCcggccctcctgccccaccctggTCCTCAGGCCTGTTCCCTGCGGCACCCCTAACTGTGGCTAG
- the LOC131512958 gene encoding keratin-associated protein 12-1-like: MCHTSCSAGCQASCGSSGPCQASCCVPVSCKPVCVPVSCRLAVCVPVSCKPACVPSCQSSVCVPVSCKPECVPSCQSSTCVPVSCRPAVCVPVSCKPACVPSCQSSVCVPVSCKPECVPSCQSSTCVPVSCRPAVCVPVSCKPACVPSCRPSCPTLVCRPVCCSSPCCF, encoded by the coding sequence ATGTGCCACACCAGCTGCTCTGCGGGCTGCCAGGCTTCCTGCGGCTCCTCCGGCCCCTGCCAGGCGTCCTGCTGTGTGCCCGTGAGCTGCAAGCCCGTGTGCGTGCCCGTGAGCTGCAGACTCGCCGTGTGCGTGCCCGTGAGCTGCAAGCCCGCGTGTGTGCCCTCCTGCCAGTCCTCCGTGTGCGTGCCCGTGAGCTGCAAGCCCGAGTGTGTGCCTTCCTGCCAGTCCTCCACGTGCGTGCCCGTGAGCTGCAGACCCGCCGTGTGCGTGCCCGTGAGCTGCAAGCCCGCGTGTGTGCCCTCCTGCCAGTCCTCCGTGTGCGTGCCCGTGAGCTGCAAGCCCGAGTGTGTGCCCTCCTGCCAGTCCTCCACGTGCGTGCCCGTGAGCTGCAGACCCGCCGTGTGCGTGCCCGTGAGCTGCAAGCCCGCGTGTGTGCCCTCCTGCcggccctcctgccccaccctggTCTGCAGACCCGTGTGCTGTAGCTCCCCGTGCTGCTTCTGA
- the LOC131512957 gene encoding keratin-associated protein 12-2-like: MCHTSCSAGCQASCGSFGPCQASCCVPVSCKPVCVPVSCRLAVCVPVSCRPACVPSCQSSACVPVSCKPACVPSCQSSVCVPVSCRPTMCVPVSCTPTVCVPVSCKPECVLSCQSSVCVPVSCKPECVPSCQSSTCVPVSCTPAVCVPVSCKPACVPSCRPSCPTLVCRPVCCSSPCCF, translated from the coding sequence ATGTGCCACACCAGCTGCTCCGCGGGCTGCCAGGCTTCCTGCGGCTCCTTCGGCCCCTGCCAGGCGTCCTGCTGTGTGCCCGTGAGCTGCAAGCCCGTGTGCGTGCCCGTGAGCTGCAGACTCGCCGTGTGCGTGCCCGTGAGCTGCAGGCCCGCGTGTGTGCCCTCCTGCCAGTCCTCCGCGTGCGTGCCCGTGAGCTGCAAGCCCGCGTGTGTGCCCTCCTGCCAGTCCTCCGTGTGCGTGCCCGTGAGCTGCAGACCCACCATGTGCGTGCCCGTGAGCTGCACACCCACCGTGTGCGTGCCCGTGAGCTGCAAGCCCGAGTGTGTGCTCTCCTGCCAGTCCTCCGTGTGCGTGCCCGTGAGCTGCAAGCCCGAGTGTGTGCCTTCCTGCCAGTCCTCCACGTGCGTGCCCGTGAGCTGCACACCCGCCGTGTGCGTGCCCGTGAGCTGCAAGCCCGCGTGTGTGCCCTCCTGCcggccctcctgccccaccctggTCTGCAGACCCGTGTGCTGTAGCTCCCCGTGCTGCTTCTGA
- the LOC131512956 gene encoding keratin-associated protein 10-8-like: protein MAASTLSVCSSDLSYGSRVCLPGASDSCPDSSWQVDDCPESCCEPPCCAPAPRLTLLCGPSSPCQGDCCTPACCKPVCCTPACCKPLCCTPACCKLLCCTPVCCKPVCCTPVCCEDSPCSAPSCCRPSSCVSLLCRPVCRPACCTPVCCKPVCCTPVCCKPVCCTPACCKPLCCTPVCCKPVCCTPVCCEDSPCSAPSCCQPSPCCRPSSCVSLLCRPACPRPACCTPASSCCRPASCVSLLCRPACSRPASAQKSCCQ, encoded by the coding sequence aTGGCCGCGTCCACCCTGTCCGTCTGCTCCAGTGACCTGAGCTATGGCAGCCGCGTCTGCCTGCCCGGGGCCTCGGACTCCTGCCCCGACTCCTCCTGGCAGGTGGACGACTGCCCAGAGAGCTGCTGCGAGCCCCCGTGCTGCGCCCCGGCCCCCCGCCTGACCCTCCTGtgcggcccctcctccccctgccagggaGACTGCTGCACCCCTGCGTGCTGCAAGCCCGTGTGCTGCACCCCTGCGTGCTGCAAGCCCCTCTGCTGCACCCCTGCGTGCTGCAAGCTCCtctgctgcacccctgtgtgctgcaAGCCCGTGTGCTGCACCCCTGTCTGCTGTGAGGACTCCCCCTGCTCAGCCCCCTCCTGCTGCAGACCCTCCTCCTGTGTGTCCCTGCTCTGCCGTCCCGTGTGCAGGCCTGCctgctgcacccctgtctgcTGCAAGCCTGTGtgctgcacccctgtgtgctgcaAGCCCGTCTGCTGCACCCCTGCGTGCTGCAAGCCCCtctgctgcacccctgtgtgctgcaagcccgtctgctgcacccctgtgtgctgcGAGGACTCCCCCTGCTCAGCCCcctcctgctgccagcccagcccctgctgcagACCCTCCTCCTGCGTGTCCCTGCTCTGCCGCCCCGCGTGCCCCCGCCCCGCCTgctgcacccctgcctcctcctgctgcCGCCCGGCCTCCTGCGTGTCCCTGCTCTGCCGCCCTGCCTGCTCCCGCCCTGCCTCGGCCCAGAAGTCCTGCTGCCAGTGA
- the LOC131512955 gene encoding keratin-associated protein 10-7-like yields MAASTLSVRSSDLSYGSRVCLPGSSDSCPDSSWQVDDCPESCCEPPCCAPAPRLTLLCGPSSPCQGDCCTPACCKPVCCTPVCCKPVCCTPVCCKPVCCTPVCCKPVCCTPVCCQDSPCSAPSCCQPSPCCRPSSCVSLLCRPVCRPACCTPVCCKPVCCTPVCCQDSPCTTSSCCQPSCCTSSPCQEDCCTPVCCKPVCCTPVCCKPVCYTPVCCEDSPCSASSCCQPSPCCRPSSCVSLLCRPACPRPACCTPASSCCRPASCVSLLCRPVCPRPAC; encoded by the coding sequence ATGGCCGCGTCCACCCTGTCCGTCCGCTCCAGCGACCTGAGCTATGGCAGCCGCGTCTGCCTGCCCGGATCCTCGGACTCCTGCCCCGACTCCTCCTGGCAGGTGGACGACTGCCCAGAGAGCTGCTGCGAGCCCCCGTGCTGCGCCCCGGCCCCCCGCCTGACCCTCCTGtgcggcccctcctccccctgccagggaGACTGCTGCACCCCTGCGTGCTGCAAGCCCGTGtgctgcacccctgtgtgctgcaagcccgtgtgctgcacccctgtgtgctgcaagcccgtgtgctgcacccctgtgtgctgtAAGCCCGTGTGCTGCACCCCTGTCTGCTGCCAGGACTCCCCCTGCTCAGCCCcctcctgctgccagcccagcccctgctgcagACCCTCCTCCTGCGTGTCCCTGCTCTGCCGTCCCGTGTGCAGGCCCGcctgctgcacccctgtgtgctgtAAGCCCGTGTGCTGCACCCCTGTCTGCTGCCAGGACTCCCCCTGCACAACCTCTTCATGCTGCCAGCCGTCCTGCtgcacctcctccccctgccaggaagactgctgcacccctgtgtgctgcaagcccgtctgctgcacccctgtctgcTGCAAGCCCGTCTGCTACACCCCTGTGTGCTGTGAGGACTCCCCCTGCTCAGCCTcctcctgctgccagcccagcccctgctgcagACCCTCCTCCTGCGTGTCCCTGCTCTGCCGCCCCGCGTGCCCCCGCCCCGCCTgctgcacccctgcctcctcctgctgcCGCCCGGCCTCCTGCGTGTCCCTGCTCTGCCGCCCCGTGTGCCCCCGCCCTGCCTGCTGA